A stretch of the Duncaniella dubosii genome encodes the following:
- the rpoB gene encoding DNA-directed RNA polymerase subunit beta → MSDITLAKPRVNFASVKNPLPYPDFLEVQLKSFQDFLQLDTPPEKRKNEGLFKVFAENFPIADTRNNFVLEFLDYYIDPPRYSIDECLERGLTYSVPLKAKLKLYCTDPDHEDFATVIQDVYLGPIPYMTDKGTFVINGAERVVVSQLHRSPGVFFGQSTHANGTKLYSARIIPFRGSWIEFATDINNVMYAYIDRKKKLPVTTLLRAIGLESDKDIIEIFGLAEEIKVNKTNLKKAVGRKLAARVLKTWVEDFVDEDTGEVVSIERNDVILDRETVLEEDNIQEILDSGVQTVLLHKEDANTSDYSIIFNTLQKDTSNSEKEAIQYIYRQLRNAEPPDDASAREVITNLFFSEKRYDLGEVGRYRINKKLGLTTSMDVKVLTKEDIIAIIKYLIELINSKTDVDDIDHLSNRRVRTVGEQLYNQFNVGLARMSRTIRERMNVRDNEVFTPIDLINAKTISSVINTFFGTNALSQFMDQTNPLAEITHKRRMSALGPGGLSRERAGFEVRDVHYTHYGRLCPIETPEGPNIGLISSLCVYAKINDLGFIETPYREVKDGVVNLKNDEVVYLTAEIEEGKIIAQGNAPVKDDGEFINDRVKARLDADFPIVAPDQVELMDVSPTQIASIAASLIPFLEHDDANRALMGSNMMRQAVPLLRSESPIVGTGIEGQLIQDSRTQIMAEREGTIEFVDATVIRIRYDRTEDEEFVSFEDSVKEYRLPKFRKTNQSTTIDLRPICQKGQRVKRGDILTEGYSTEKGELALGRNLKVAFMPWKGYNYEDAIVLNERVVREDILTSVHVDEYTLEVRETKRGMEELTSDIPNVSEDATKDLDERGIIRVGAHIVPGDIMIGKITPKGESDPTPEEKLLRAIFGDKAGDVKDASLKASPSLKGVVIGTHLFQKAEKKKTKKSASAVLPKLDEEYEDRLNALKDLLIRKLMTLTDGKTSQGVKDFLGTDIIPKGSRFSAATLREIDFDTINLSKWTSDNRINDMIRATIVNYLRKSKEIDAELRRKKFDISIGDELPSGIMKLAKVYVAKKRKISVGDKMAGRHGNKGIVSRIVRQEDMPFLADGTPVDIVLNPLGVPSRMNLGQIFETVLGWAGRELGEKFATPIFDGATLEDLNEWTDKAGIPRYGKTYLYDGGTGERFDQPATVGVIYMLKLGHMVEDKMHARSIGPYSLITQQPLGGKAQFGGQRFGEMEVWALEAFGAAHILQEIITVKSDDVTGRSKTYEAIVKGDAMPPAGIPESLNVLLHELRGLGLSINLEQ, encoded by the coding sequence ATGTCAGACATAACTTTAGCTAAACCGCGTGTAAACTTCGCGTCGGTTAAAAACCCTCTTCCTTATCCCGATTTCCTCGAGGTACAGCTAAAGTCCTTTCAGGACTTCCTCCAGCTCGACACTCCTCCGGAAAAGAGAAAAAACGAGGGCCTTTTCAAAGTGTTTGCCGAAAACTTCCCCATCGCCGACACTCGCAACAACTTTGTACTTGAGTTCCTTGACTATTACATCGACCCGCCGCGCTACTCGATTGACGAGTGTCTTGAACGTGGTCTGACCTATAGTGTGCCTCTCAAGGCTAAACTTAAACTTTACTGTACCGACCCTGACCACGAAGATTTTGCTACCGTGATCCAGGATGTATACCTCGGCCCGATTCCCTACATGACTGATAAGGGTACTTTTGTCATCAACGGAGCCGAGCGTGTTGTCGTGTCACAGCTTCACCGTTCGCCCGGTGTGTTCTTCGGTCAGAGCACCCACGCCAACGGCACCAAACTCTACAGCGCACGTATCATTCCCTTCCGTGGCAGCTGGATTGAGTTTGCGACTGACATCAACAACGTGATGTATGCCTACATCGACCGTAAGAAGAAACTCCCCGTAACAACTCTTCTTCGTGCCATCGGTCTCGAAAGCGATAAGGACATTATCGAAATCTTCGGGCTTGCAGAGGAAATCAAGGTCAACAAGACCAACCTTAAGAAAGCCGTGGGCCGTAAGCTTGCTGCCCGTGTGCTGAAGACTTGGGTCGAGGACTTCGTTGACGAAGATACCGGCGAAGTTGTTTCCATCGAGCGTAATGACGTGATTCTTGATCGCGAGACTGTGCTTGAGGAAGACAATATTCAGGAAATTCTTGACTCGGGGGTTCAGACTGTGCTTCTCCACAAGGAAGATGCCAATACCTCCGACTACTCCATCATATTCAACACGCTTCAGAAGGATACATCGAACTCCGAGAAAGAGGCTATCCAATACATCTACCGTCAGCTGCGCAACGCCGAGCCGCCGGACGATGCAAGCGCGCGCGAAGTCATCACCAACCTTTTCTTCTCTGAAAAGCGTTATGACCTCGGCGAAGTGGGCCGTTACCGTATCAATAAGAAACTCGGCCTCACAACATCGATGGACGTGAAGGTCCTAACCAAGGAGGATATCATCGCCATTATCAAATACCTCATTGAGCTTATCAACTCTAAGACCGATGTCGACGACATCGACCACCTGAGCAACCGTCGTGTGCGCACTGTAGGCGAACAGCTCTACAACCAGTTCAACGTCGGCCTCGCCCGTATGTCGCGCACCATCCGTGAGCGCATGAACGTGCGTGACAATGAGGTGTTCACTCCTATCGATCTTATCAACGCCAAGACTATTTCGAGCGTTATCAATACATTCTTCGGCACCAACGCCCTATCGCAGTTCATGGATCAGACCAACCCTCTGGCAGAGATTACCCACAAGCGCCGTATGTCGGCCCTTGGCCCCGGCGGTCTCTCGCGTGAGCGTGCAGGTTTCGAGGTGCGCGACGTACACTATACACACTACGGACGTCTTTGTCCGATTGAAACCCCTGAAGGCCCGAACATCGGTCTTATCTCTTCGCTCTGCGTCTATGCCAAGATTAATGATCTCGGCTTCATCGAGACTCCCTACCGCGAGGTTAAGGATGGTGTGGTCAACCTCAAGAACGACGAGGTTGTCTATCTCACTGCGGAAATTGAGGAAGGCAAGATCATCGCTCAGGGCAATGCTCCTGTAAAGGACGACGGCGAGTTTATCAACGACCGTGTGAAAGCACGTCTTGATGCCGACTTCCCTATCGTCGCGCCCGATCAGGTAGAACTCATGGACGTATCGCCGACACAGATCGCATCTATCGCGGCATCGCTCATCCCCTTCCTTGAACACGACGACGCTAACCGTGCGCTCATGGGATCTAACATGATGCGTCAGGCTGTGCCTCTGCTGCGCAGCGAATCGCCGATTGTCGGAACAGGTATCGAAGGCCAGCTTATACAAGACAGCCGTACCCAGATCATGGCTGAGCGCGAAGGTACAATCGAATTTGTCGACGCTACCGTCATCCGCATCCGCTATGACCGCACCGAGGACGAAGAGTTTGTTTCGTTCGAGGACAGCGTAAAGGAATACCGTCTGCCAAAGTTCCGCAAGACCAACCAGAGCACCACTATCGACCTCCGTCCTATCTGTCAGAAAGGTCAGCGGGTAAAGCGTGGCGACATCCTTACCGAAGGTTACTCGACCGAAAAGGGCGAGCTCGCACTCGGCCGTAACCTTAAGGTTGCCTTCATGCCTTGGAAGGGCTACAACTATGAGGACGCTATCGTGCTCAACGAGCGTGTTGTCCGCGAAGACATCCTCACATCCGTTCATGTCGATGAGTACACTCTCGAAGTCCGCGAAACCAAGCGCGGCATGGAGGAACTCACATCAGATATCCCCAACGTGTCTGAGGACGCAACCAAGGACCTCGACGAGCGTGGTATCATCCGCGTGGGTGCCCACATCGTCCCCGGCGACATCATGATCGGTAAGATCACTCCTAAGGGCGAAAGCGACCCTACACCTGAAGAAAAGCTTCTCCGTGCGATCTTCGGCGACAAGGCCGGCGATGTCAAGGATGCTTCTCTCAAGGCTTCTCCCTCGCTCAAAGGCGTTGTCATCGGTACACATCTCTTCCAAAAGGCTGAAAAGAAAAAGACCAAGAAGAGCGCAAGCGCAGTGCTTCCGAAGCTCGACGAGGAATATGAGGATCGTCTCAACGCACTCAAGGATCTTCTTATCCGCAAGCTCATGACTCTTACCGACGGCAAGACCTCACAGGGCGTGAAGGATTTCCTTGGCACAGACATCATCCCGAAAGGCTCGCGATTCTCAGCCGCCACTCTCCGTGAGATTGACTTCGATACGATCAACCTCTCGAAGTGGACGTCTGACAACCGCATCAACGATATGATCCGCGCAACAATCGTCAACTATCTGCGCAAATCAAAGGAAATCGATGCCGAGCTCCGTCGCAAGAAATTCGACATCTCTATCGGCGACGAACTTCCTTCAGGCATCATGAAGCTTGCCAAAGTCTACGTGGCCAAGAAGCGTAAGATTTCTGTAGGTGACAAGATGGCGGGTCGTCACGGTAACAAGGGTATCGTGTCGCGTATCGTCCGTCAGGAAGACATGCCATTCCTTGCCGACGGTACTCCTGTCGACATCGTCCTCAACCCGCTTGGTGTGCCTTCACGTATGAACCTCGGTCAGATTTTCGAAACCGTGCTCGGATGGGCAGGCCGTGAACTGGGCGAGAAGTTCGCGACCCCGATTTTCGACGGTGCAACGCTTGAAGACCTCAACGAGTGGACCGACAAGGCCGGAATCCCCCGCTACGGTAAGACCTATCTTTATGACGGAGGCACAGGCGAGCGTTTCGACCAGCCCGCTACCGTGGGTGTCATCTACATGCTTAAGCTCGGTCACATGGTTGAAGACAAGATGCACGCCCGCTCGATCGGCCCGTACTCACTCATCACTCAGCAGCCGCTTGGCGGTAAGGCGCAGTTCGGTGGACAGCGTTTCGGAGAGATGGAAGTCTGGGCGCTCGAAGCATTCGGCGCCGCCCACATCCTTCAGGAAATCATTACAGTCAAGTCCGACGATGTTACCGGTCGAAGCAAGACTTACGAAGCTATTGTCAAGGGCGACGCAATGCCGCCTGCCGGCATCCCCGAATCGCTCAATGTGCTTCTCCACGAGCTCCGTGGCCTCGGTCTGAGCATCAACCTTGAGCAGTAA
- a CDS encoding helix-turn-helix transcriptional regulator, which yields MNTIACFDGRLTFGEISRKWAESPMNDRSPLSRSTFYRYREGIRELFGIALECDAARGNVYYIAQDDCDGRLQTWLLDTLGIANVVSESRALSGRILPEHSPSGGANLVTAVEAMQSGQVLQMSYAGFNPHNIPSTFGIRPYAVKQSMNRWYLIGEGEDGHIRPYAFDRIRELTPTQDTFEFPSGFDVDGLFVHSVGVMTDEKPERVVIKVHDGQANYVRSLPLHHSQEEVEVETYTFELYVRPTVDFIMKLRSYGPAIEVVSPLWLRRQLASEAALTRERNS from the coding sequence GTGAATACGATTGCGTGCTTTGACGGGCGGCTGACTTTCGGGGAAATCAGCCGCAAATGGGCCGAGTCGCCCATGAATGACAGGTCGCCGCTGTCGCGCTCCACGTTTTACCGCTACCGCGAGGGGATAAGGGAGTTGTTCGGTATAGCGTTGGAGTGTGACGCGGCACGCGGCAATGTCTATTATATCGCGCAGGACGATTGCGACGGACGCTTGCAGACGTGGCTGCTCGACACTCTGGGGATTGCCAACGTGGTTAGCGAGAGCCGGGCGCTGTCGGGGCGCATCCTGCCCGAACATTCCCCCTCGGGCGGTGCGAATCTTGTCACGGCTGTTGAGGCCATGCAGTCCGGACAAGTGTTGCAGATGAGTTATGCCGGTTTCAATCCCCACAATATTCCTTCGACCTTCGGCATACGTCCGTATGCCGTGAAGCAGAGTATGAACCGATGGTATCTCATCGGTGAGGGTGAGGACGGGCATATCCGTCCATACGCCTTCGACCGCATCAGAGAGCTCACGCCGACGCAGGATACGTTTGAGTTTCCATCCGGATTTGATGTCGACGGGCTGTTTGTCCACTCGGTCGGTGTTATGACTGATGAGAAGCCTGAACGAGTGGTCATAAAGGTACATGACGGGCAGGCCAATTATGTCCGCTCGCTTCCGTTACATCATTCACAGGAGGAAGTCGAGGTCGAAACCTATACGTTTGAGCTCTATGTCCGTCCGACAGTCGATTTTATCATGAAACTGCGCTCCTACGGCCCGGCCATCGAGGTTGTCTCCCCATTATGGCTCCGCAGACAGCTCGCCTCGGAAGCTGCCCTGACCCGGGAGCGCAACAGCTGA
- a CDS encoding cation:proton antiporter — translation MLLSLAIPATAPLITAPVPIFLTVMAIILLTPLVLSRLRIPHVIGLIVAGVVVGPHGFNLLARDMSFEVFGQVGILYLMFLAGIEIDMYHLRKNLRKGMTFGLFTFIIPLILGALVAMAALRMHFLEATLLASMFAAHTLIAYPIVTRFGVTKSPAVVIAIAGTIVTVLGSLIVLAGVLGYTATGRWPR, via the coding sequence ATGTTGCTATCGCTCGCCATACCGGCCACAGCACCGCTGATCACTGCCCCCGTCCCGATATTCCTTACCGTGATGGCCATAATCCTTTTGACCCCGCTCGTCCTGAGCCGGTTGAGGATTCCCCACGTTATCGGTCTGATTGTGGCGGGTGTCGTCGTAGGCCCTCACGGCTTCAATCTGCTGGCACGCGACATGAGCTTCGAAGTCTTCGGTCAGGTCGGCATTCTATATCTCATGTTTCTCGCGGGTATAGAGATCGACATGTATCACCTGCGCAAAAATCTGCGCAAGGGGATGACATTCGGCCTTTTCACATTTATAATTCCGCTAATATTGGGCGCATTGGTGGCAATGGCCGCGCTGCGCATGCACTTCCTTGAGGCCACGTTGCTTGCCTCGATGTTCGCGGCCCACACACTGATAGCCTATCCGATAGTGACGCGTTTCGGCGTCACGAAGTCGCCCGCAGTGGTGATAGCGATAGCCGGTACGATTGTCACCGTGCTCGGCTCGCTGATTGTCCTTGCGGGAGTTCTCGGGTATACCGCGACGGGTCGGTGGCCTCGCTGA
- a CDS encoding adenine nucleotide alpha hydrolase family protein, producing MRFPDTSVAGDLYALHVRNDNSASSKAIGRNSLDVAERAASAVETNLTAIERFDLNFITGVLNTMEERDITELVLGIHRRTSIIDSFLGEKIEQLLRSTNRMVVMSRCFIPLATVTRILVAVPKKAQFETGFRRWVQAVGNLGRQVGCRVEFWCEDSTAPLIRTVITQSKLGIRMSFSTVESYDDFVIKSSEINDDDLLIVVSARRSSVSFDSDMDAVPEYLQKYLAGNNLIVIYPGQFGTEPPMTMAETMATDIVSPPNPVFLFAMNQLRRLRKMLRKASGRK from the coding sequence ATGCGTTTCCCCGACACGTCGGTGGCCGGAGACCTCTACGCCCTTCATGTGCGCAACGACAATTCCGCCTCGTCGAAGGCCATCGGACGCAATTCGCTCGACGTGGCCGAACGTGCTGCATCGGCAGTCGAGACGAACCTCACTGCAATCGAGCGTTTCGACCTCAACTTCATCACCGGTGTGCTCAACACAATGGAGGAACGCGACATCACCGAACTTGTGCTGGGAATACACCGCCGGACCAGTATAATCGACTCCTTCCTCGGCGAGAAAATCGAGCAGCTTCTGCGCTCGACCAACCGCATGGTGGTCATGTCGCGCTGCTTCATTCCGCTGGCCACAGTCACGCGCATACTGGTGGCCGTTCCTAAGAAGGCGCAGTTTGAGACCGGTTTCCGCCGCTGGGTTCAGGCCGTCGGCAATCTCGGACGTCAGGTGGGCTGCCGTGTGGAATTCTGGTGTGAGGACTCGACCGCGCCGCTTATCCGCACCGTGATCACCCAGAGCAAACTGGGCATACGGATGTCGTTTTCGACCGTGGAGAGCTACGACGACTTTGTCATCAAGTCAAGTGAGATTAACGACGACGATCTGCTTATAGTTGTGAGCGCCCGCCGTTCGTCGGTGTCGTTTGACAGCGATATGGATGCTGTCCCCGAATATCTTCAGAAATACCTTGCAGGCAATAACCTTATCGTGATCTATCCCGGCCAGTTCGGCACGGAGCCTCCGATGACCATGGCCGAGACCATGGCGACAGACATCGTCTCGCCTCCAAATCCCGTCTTCCTTTTCGCCATGAACCAGCTCCGCCGTCTGCGCAAGATGTTGCGTAAGGCATCTGGAAGGAAGTGA
- a CDS encoding thiol-activated cytolysin family protein, whose product MKEVLRSQEYKNYLTSKARESMSFSCTEFYSYSDIEKAFATNSGLGSIFSAKVKSNSKKTNIKSRLLGQLISKNFSVTMDLPSSGFFKDRNNDYSSENPVFIRSISYGKIALLAIESEYSFEEVKKALEAGIKFKIFSAGGNYTSKDVEILQKSTITIYVISDNTEGDANQYFSSLDEIQNAFKVSYSQYAPGLPIICKGCYTKDHSVFNIYVPVPRDPGNTNGGRHSGGGTGRH is encoded by the coding sequence ATGAAGGAAGTGCTTAGATCTCAGGAATATAAAAATTACCTTACATCGAAGGCCCGTGAGTCTATGTCTTTCTCGTGTACGGAATTTTATTCTTACTCTGACATTGAAAAAGCTTTTGCTACGAATTCGGGACTCGGAAGTATATTCTCGGCAAAAGTTAAAAGTAATTCCAAGAAGACCAATATTAAGAGTCGATTGTTAGGCCAGTTGATTTCAAAAAACTTCAGTGTAACCATGGATTTACCATCCTCCGGCTTTTTCAAAGATAGAAATAATGACTATTCTTCTGAAAATCCTGTTTTTATTCGTAGTATCTCTTATGGAAAAATAGCACTTTTAGCAATTGAGAGCGAATATTCGTTTGAAGAGGTAAAAAAGGCATTGGAAGCTGGAATTAAGTTTAAAATATTTTCAGCTGGAGGAAATTATACATCTAAAGATGTAGAAATACTACAAAAATCGACAATTACTATATATGTAATCTCTGATAATACCGAGGGTGATGCGAACCAGTATTTCTCATCATTAGATGAAATACAGAATGCATTCAAAGTTTCGTATTCTCAATATGCTCCAGGTCTACCAATAATATGCAAGGGCTGTTATACGAAGGATCATTCTGTCTTTAATATATATGTCCCCGTTCCGCGTGACCCAGGAAATACCAATGGTGGACGGCACAGCGGTGGCGGTACAGGTAGACATTAG
- a CDS encoding porin, producing MSHFNFRRLSFLLLSILGIMPVAADDNNKVDLTPELHGVIRPRWEMDTKGGENRFQLRNARLSVNGRLAPEIDYYFQADFCDRGKIMFLDGWGRIAITPALKLQAGQFRIPFGTDCFRGPGNYIFANRSFIGGTMNNVRGVGAKLSYTFALPESSSLLVEAGAFNPTTITDQNIWVKKMAYGGKALYSVGNVKLAAGAETLIPDSVRINSLTASATWTSGRWTVEGEYLNKHYVNNAHKAAHGYNFFVDYAFPVNAGVFNRASVQGRFDGMTAHSNGLRNDLGQLSTTHSARNRITVGGTLSYNYKAIHCDLRLDYEKYFYHHDTTVPVGGGDKICAEMVIKF from the coding sequence ATGTCACATTTTAATTTCCGCAGACTCTCTTTCCTCCTGCTCTCCATTCTTGGCATAATGCCTGTAGCGGCCGACGACAATAATAAGGTCGACCTTACTCCCGAGCTCCACGGAGTCATACGCCCGCGCTGGGAAATGGACACAAAGGGAGGCGAAAACCGTTTTCAGCTGCGCAACGCCCGTCTGAGTGTCAACGGCCGTCTCGCACCGGAAATCGACTACTATTTCCAAGCTGATTTCTGCGACAGAGGAAAAATAATGTTTCTTGACGGCTGGGGGCGCATAGCCATCACTCCGGCGCTCAAACTTCAGGCCGGACAGTTCCGCATACCATTCGGCACAGACTGTTTCCGTGGCCCGGGCAACTACATCTTCGCCAACCGATCCTTTATCGGAGGCACGATGAACAACGTGCGTGGAGTAGGCGCGAAGCTGTCCTATACGTTCGCTCTCCCCGAAAGCTCGTCGCTTCTCGTTGAAGCCGGAGCGTTTAACCCGACCACAATCACAGACCAGAATATCTGGGTCAAAAAAATGGCCTACGGAGGCAAAGCCCTCTATTCGGTGGGCAACGTAAAGTTAGCAGCCGGAGCTGAAACCCTAATCCCTGACTCTGTACGCATCAACTCTCTGACAGCCTCGGCCACATGGACAAGCGGACGTTGGACTGTAGAAGGCGAATATCTCAACAAACATTACGTCAACAACGCCCACAAGGCAGCTCACGGCTATAATTTCTTTGTCGACTACGCCTTCCCCGTCAATGCCGGAGTCTTCAACCGCGCATCTGTCCAAGGACGCTTCGACGGGATGACAGCCCACAGCAACGGTCTGCGCAACGACCTCGGACAGCTCTCGACCACACACTCAGCCCGCAACCGAATCACCGTAGGCGGAACTCTCTCATACAACTACAAAGCCATTCACTGTGACCTCCGGCTTGATTACGAGAAATATTTCTACCACCACGACACCACAGTCCCTGTCGGCGGCGGTGACAAGATATGCGCCGAAATGGTCATTAAATTCTGA
- a CDS encoding RNA polymerase sigma factor, which translates to MEQLTKLTDRDLVAAYANNNNEAFDVLLQRHQQKVYSYILHIVKNKDVADDIFQETFVKAIMTIKQGRYMEHGKFSGWLTRIAHNLIIDYFRQEKIENAVSADEEGTDILNRRDLCEGNIEDILVSTQIDEDLRRIVMALPDAQREVLVMRFYRNMSFKEIAEATSVSINTALGRMRYAIMNMRRIAADNKIALAI; encoded by the coding sequence ATGGAACAACTGACTAAGCTTACTGACCGGGATCTGGTTGCCGCTTATGCCAACAACAATAATGAAGCCTTCGACGTACTCCTACAGCGCCATCAGCAGAAAGTATATTCCTATATCTTACACATTGTGAAAAACAAGGATGTCGCCGACGACATTTTTCAGGAGACTTTCGTCAAGGCAATCATGACGATCAAACAGGGACGGTATATGGAACACGGAAAATTTTCCGGATGGCTCACACGTATCGCCCACAATCTCATAATCGACTATTTCCGTCAGGAAAAGATCGAGAACGCCGTGTCGGCCGACGAAGAAGGAACCGATATACTCAACCGGCGAGACCTCTGTGAAGGAAACATAGAGGACATCCTCGTCAGCACACAGATTGACGAAGACCTGCGCCGTATAGTCATGGCCCTCCCCGATGCCCAGCGTGAAGTGCTCGTGATGCGCTTCTACCGCAACATGTCGTTCAAGGAAATAGCCGAAGCGACATCCGTCAGCATCAACACTGCCCTAGGACGCATGCGCTATGCGATTATGAACATGCGTCGCATAGCAGCTGACAACAAAATCGCGCTGGCTATCTGA